The following are encoded in a window of Geobacter metallireducens GS-15 genomic DNA:
- a CDS encoding iron-containing alcohol dehydrogenase: MNISKFVAPEIIFGQGSLSQIGESAARIGASKVFLVSDEDVISAGWVDKALHYLHAVGLETEIYSSLTSNPKDFEVLEGARHYVASGCDAIVAVGGGSPTDVAKAVAILASNGGELRDYEGINRISRPLPPMVIAPSTAGAGSEVSPFAIIVDTERKLKMSIISKSLVPDIAIVDPELLRTKDAKLAAATGMDALTHGIESYVSLAATPLTDIHACKAIQLIAANLRRAVADRGDMEANTNMAMASLTAGIAFSNAILGATHAMTHQVDGLLDQHHGEANASILPHVMEFNLSACPERFKHIAWSLGKDVRNTGQEEGARLAIEGIRELIADIGLAKGLGAMGLREEFIPLLSRNALNDACLVTNPRNATVDDIEAIFRKAM, from the coding sequence GTGAACATCAGCAAGTTTGTGGCGCCGGAGATCATCTTCGGCCAGGGCTCCCTGAGCCAGATCGGCGAGAGCGCCGCCCGCATCGGCGCCTCCAAGGTGTTCTTGGTCAGCGACGAGGATGTCATCAGCGCCGGCTGGGTAGACAAGGCGCTCCACTACCTCCATGCCGTCGGCCTGGAAACGGAAATCTACTCGTCCCTCACCTCCAATCCGAAGGATTTCGAGGTGTTGGAGGGTGCCCGTCACTACGTGGCCTCGGGGTGTGACGCCATCGTCGCCGTGGGTGGGGGGAGCCCCACCGACGTGGCCAAGGCGGTGGCCATCCTTGCCAGCAACGGGGGGGAGCTGCGCGACTACGAGGGGATCAACAGGATTTCCCGGCCGCTCCCGCCGATGGTGATCGCCCCCTCTACCGCCGGAGCCGGTTCCGAGGTGAGCCCGTTCGCCATCATAGTCGACACCGAGCGGAAGCTGAAGATGTCCATCATCTCCAAATCCCTGGTGCCGGATATCGCCATCGTCGACCCGGAGCTTCTCAGGACCAAGGATGCGAAGCTGGCGGCCGCCACCGGCATGGATGCCCTCACCCACGGCATCGAGTCCTACGTCTCCCTGGCGGCTACCCCCCTGACCGACATCCACGCCTGCAAGGCGATCCAGCTCATCGCGGCCAACCTGCGCCGGGCGGTGGCCGACCGGGGTGACATGGAGGCCAACACCAACATGGCCATGGCAAGCCTCACGGCGGGCATCGCCTTCTCCAACGCCATCCTTGGCGCCACCCATGCCATGACCCATCAGGTGGACGGCCTCCTGGACCAGCACCACGGCGAGGCCAACGCCTCGATCCTCCCCCACGTCATGGAGTTCAACCTCTCGGCCTGCCCGGAGCGGTTCAAGCATATCGCCTGGTCCCTGGGGAAGGACGTGCGCAACACCGGCCAAGAGGAGGGGGCCCGGCTGGCCATCGAGGGGATCCGGGAACTGATTGCCGACATCGGTCTCGCCAAGGGGCTTGGCGCCATGGGGCTGCGGGAGGAGTTCATACCTCTCCTCAGCCGCAACGCCTTGAACGATGCCTGTCTGGTGACCAATCCGCGCAATGCGACTGTCGACGACATTGAAGCCATCTTCCGCAAGGCGATGTAG
- a CDS encoding ribbon-helix-helix protein, CopG family, whose protein sequence is MGKPVSVNPKPTVISVRVTDDQMEEIRRLMEKKKMSASDIMREAFCSFVENAEQRRMDAIRAAALKYTEARGEA, encoded by the coding sequence ATGGGAAAACCGGTCAGCGTGAACCCCAAGCCGACGGTCATATCGGTACGGGTCACCGACGATCAGATGGAGGAGATCCGGCGGCTCATGGAAAAGAAGAAGATGAGCGCCTCGGATATCATGCGCGAGGCGTTCTGTTCATTCGTGGAAAATGCGGAACAAAGGCGAATGGATGCCATCCGGGCTGCGGCTCTGAAGTACACCGAAGCCCGCGGGGAGGCCTGA
- a CDS encoding iron-containing alcohol dehydrogenase — protein sequence MADQTFGFFIPTVTLMGVGSSKETGAQVKALGARKALLVTDKGISAMGMADQIKQQVEAAGVAVVIFDGAEPNPTDTNVHDGVKVYQENGCDSIISLGGGSSHDCAKGVGLVIGNGGHIRDFEGVNKSTKPMPPFVAINTTAGTASEMTRFCIITNTDTHVKMAIVDWRCTPNIAINDPVLMLGKPAPLTAATGMDALTHAVEAYVSTIATPITDACALQAIKLIAEYLSPAVANGDNLEARDRMAYAEYLAGMAFNNASLGYVHSMAHQLGGFYNLPHGVCNAILLPAVSEFNAIACPKRYADIAVALGEDITGLAPLDAAAKAIAAIRKLSAAIGIPAGLKELNVKEEDLKVMAENAKKDACQLTNPRKATLEQVIGIFKAAM from the coding sequence CTGGCAGATCAGACTTTCGGATTCTTCATTCCCACCGTTACGCTCATGGGGGTCGGCTCCTCCAAGGAGACCGGCGCGCAGGTAAAGGCGCTGGGCGCCCGGAAGGCGCTCCTGGTGACCGACAAGGGGATCTCGGCCATGGGGATGGCCGACCAGATCAAACAGCAGGTTGAGGCTGCCGGCGTCGCGGTCGTCATCTTCGACGGCGCCGAGCCGAACCCCACCGACACCAACGTCCACGACGGCGTCAAGGTCTATCAGGAGAACGGCTGCGACTCCATCATCTCCCTCGGCGGCGGCAGCTCCCACGACTGCGCCAAGGGGGTGGGCCTCGTGATCGGCAACGGCGGCCACATCCGCGATTTCGAAGGGGTTAACAAATCCACGAAGCCGATGCCCCCCTTCGTCGCCATCAACACCACTGCCGGCACCGCCTCGGAGATGACCCGCTTCTGCATCATCACCAACACTGACACCCACGTGAAGATGGCCATTGTCGACTGGCGCTGCACCCCGAACATCGCCATCAACGACCCGGTCCTCATGCTCGGCAAGCCCGCGCCCCTCACCGCCGCCACCGGCATGGACGCCCTCACCCACGCGGTCGAGGCCTACGTCTCCACCATCGCCACCCCCATCACCGACGCCTGCGCCCTCCAGGCCATCAAGCTGATCGCCGAGTACCTGAGCCCGGCCGTGGCTAACGGCGACAACCTGGAAGCCCGGGACCGGATGGCCTACGCCGAGTACCTGGCCGGCATGGCATTCAACAACGCGAGCCTCGGCTACGTCCACTCCATGGCCCACCAGTTGGGGGGCTTCTACAACCTCCCCCACGGGGTCTGCAACGCCATCCTGCTGCCGGCGGTTTCCGAATTCAACGCCATCGCCTGCCCGAAGCGGTACGCCGACATTGCCGTGGCCCTGGGCGAAGACATCACCGGCCTTGCCCCCCTGGATGCCGCCGCCAAGGCCATTGCCGCCATCCGCAAGCTCTCGGCGGCCATCGGCATCCCGGCCGGCCTCAAGGAGCTGAACGTGAAAGAAGAGGACCTGAAGGTCATGGCCGAGAACGCCAAGAAAGACGCCTGCCAGCTGACCAACCCGCGCAAGGCGACCTTGGAGCAAGTGATCGGCATCTTCAAAGCGGCGATGTAG
- a CDS encoding ABC-three component system protein, producing MTSLHEDFWYRTLFKLRLYEASGNAFQRLFSEVMQQALPGFQAVAPWGNWGDGGNDGWCPPENRYFQVYGPEATTEVNVVQAATKAVGDFAKLRKKWPGVERYHFVCNDRYCGMPAPIGSMLLDLAKQEKLLEATPFSSADLTARFISLKDSQKVAIVYGIPSELPDFIDPHAVSELLTGLADGDNTHPSLLDGVSPDFDAKIKLNGIKSPVSESLSYYFYQVADVDRFLNARDIGLAQKIAFEIKALYHDSKKVIPNSADAPNERYVWLIDRLIPTSLPRHPHSMKAYRQAAQVIIAKYFETCDAYEHPNSFNPA from the coding sequence ATGACCTCTCTTCATGAAGATTTCTGGTATAGAACGCTTTTCAAACTGCGACTATATGAGGCCTCTGGAAATGCGTTTCAGAGGCTCTTCAGCGAGGTAATGCAGCAAGCTCTTCCAGGATTTCAGGCCGTTGCTCCGTGGGGAAACTGGGGAGATGGCGGTAATGACGGTTGGTGCCCACCAGAAAACCGGTACTTTCAGGTTTATGGGCCGGAGGCGACAACAGAAGTGAACGTTGTACAGGCGGCGACAAAGGCTGTCGGCGATTTTGCGAAGCTGAGGAAAAAATGGCCAGGCGTTGAGCGCTACCATTTTGTTTGCAATGATCGCTATTGCGGGATGCCGGCACCCATCGGAAGTATGCTGCTGGATTTGGCCAAACAGGAAAAGCTACTTGAAGCCACCCCGTTTTCGTCGGCTGACCTAACAGCTCGGTTCATAAGCTTAAAGGATTCGCAAAAAGTGGCGATTGTATATGGAATACCGTCAGAACTCCCGGACTTTATCGATCCGCATGCAGTAAGCGAGTTGCTTACCGGTCTTGCCGATGGTGACAATACTCATCCTTCACTACTGGATGGAGTAAGCCCTGATTTTGATGCGAAGATTAAACTCAATGGGATAAAATCGCCTGTTTCAGAGTCGCTAAGTTACTACTTTTATCAAGTTGCTGATGTTGACCGATTCCTGAATGCTAGGGACATCGGCTTAGCCCAAAAAATCGCCTTCGAGATCAAAGCCCTGTACCATGACAGTAAAAAGGTCATCCCAAATTCCGCAGATGCGCCTAATGAGCGGTATGTCTGGCTAATAGACAGGCTTATTCCTACCTCACTACCACGTCATCCGCATTCCATGAAGGCATATCGACAGGCTGCCCAGGTTATTATCGCCAAGTATTTTGAAACGTGTGACGCATATGAGCATCCGAACAGCTTTAATCCCGCATAA
- a CDS encoding ABC-three component system middle component 6, with protein sequence MSIRTALIPHKHVRFSDSIVGLSGYLRHLLVEPHTLDELWTQVDRDSSGWQSRPSFTHLVLAVDVLYAIGAVEFVGDGRIYSVQNT encoded by the coding sequence ATGAGCATCCGAACAGCTTTAATCCCGCATAAACACGTCCGCTTCAGTGACTCGATTGTTGGCTTGTCGGGATATCTGCGACACCTCTTGGTGGAGCCGCATACTCTCGACGAGCTATGGACTCAAGTCGACCGCGATTCTTCCGGTTGGCAATCCCGGCCTTCTTTCACCCACCTCGTCTTGGCAGTGGATGTACTCTATGCCATTGGTGCAGTGGAATTTGTGGGGGACGGACGAATTTATTCTGTGCAGAACACATGA
- a CDS encoding MoaD/ThiS family protein, with translation MEITVKLFAMFRVGRFAAGTYKYRDGITPADIAGELKIPEKDVGIVLVNSRHAKLDHRLFEGDTLSLFPLVGGG, from the coding sequence ATGGAGATCACCGTAAAACTGTTCGCCATGTTCCGTGTCGGGCGTTTCGCCGCGGGCACCTATAAATACCGGGATGGGATTACCCCGGCGGACATCGCCGGCGAGCTGAAGATCCCGGAAAAGGACGTGGGCATCGTCCTGGTCAATAGCCGGCACGCCAAACTGGACCATCGGCTGTTCGAGGGTGATACCCTGTCGCTGTTCCCCCTCGTAGGAGGGGGGTAA
- a CDS encoding HesA/MoeB/ThiF family protein: MELYDFITAAAPAGLFPWTAQVEAAERFGLTLGRVEEAALEQGIMPARYQRNRQTITVGNQLRLCRSCAVIIGSGGLGGYLIEELARLGVGNLVVVDPDIFEEHNLNRQILSSPAFLGHPKVEVAAARVGEINPAVTVTPLQLSFSRENGQGILAGSDVVMDGLDSIATRIELAECCRGLSIPLVHGAIGGWYGQVASQLPGDDIVPSLFGNWSEPKGVESQLGNPSFTPAVVASLQVAEACKILLGEGESLRHRMIYVNLLHMEFDEVLLEPPLAAVGE, encoded by the coding sequence ATGGAGCTGTACGACTTCATCACGGCAGCGGCGCCAGCGGGCCTTTTTCCCTGGACGGCCCAGGTGGAGGCCGCCGAGCGGTTCGGCCTCACCCTCGGCCGCGTGGAGGAGGCGGCTCTCGAACAGGGCATCATGCCGGCTCGCTACCAGCGCAACCGCCAGACCATCACCGTCGGCAACCAGCTCCGCCTCTGCCGTAGCTGTGCGGTCATCATCGGCAGCGGCGGCCTCGGAGGGTACCTGATCGAGGAACTGGCCCGCCTCGGGGTGGGAAACCTCGTGGTGGTGGACCCCGACATCTTCGAGGAGCACAACCTGAACCGCCAGATCCTTTCCTCCCCTGCCTTCCTCGGCCATCCAAAGGTTGAGGTCGCCGCGGCGCGCGTCGGTGAGATCAACCCTGCGGTCACCGTTACCCCGCTTCAGCTTTCATTTTCCCGGGAAAACGGTCAAGGGATACTGGCGGGGTCCGATGTGGTGATGGACGGCCTGGACAGCATCGCCACACGCATTGAACTGGCGGAATGCTGCCGAGGGCTTTCCATTCCCCTCGTGCATGGCGCCATAGGCGGCTGGTACGGGCAAGTGGCCTCCCAACTTCCCGGGGACGACATCGTCCCATCCCTCTTCGGCAACTGGTCGGAGCCGAAGGGAGTTGAATCGCAGCTCGGCAACCCCTCCTTCACCCCGGCGGTGGTGGCAAGCCTCCAGGTGGCAGAAGCCTGCAAGATCCTCTTGGGTGAGGGGGAATCGCTCCGCCACCGGATGATCTACGTGAACCTCCTCCACATGGAATTCGACGAGGTGCTGCTGGAACCGCCACTGGCGGCGGTGGGGGAATGA
- a CDS encoding aldehyde ferredoxin oxidoreductase family protein, protein MDKIIRVNMADLSTRIEAVPAEWAGLGGRGLTSTIVAAEVPPTCHPLGPSNKLVFAPGLLTGTPAANSGRLSAGAKSPLTGTIKESNAGGTAAQMLARLGIKALIIEGIPKADTWYSLHVSMDGVAVQEETELVGKGNFAVIEALEARLGKKTGILTIGPAGELKMTAANISVKDPDSKIRSHGRGGLGAVMGSKKIKFISINDEGAPKVPIADPEKFRTASRAFAKALLDHPVSGEGLPTYGTNVLVNILHEAGGLPTRNFTAGQFDSHDKISGETLHETIAARGGKTKHGCHAGCIIQCSQVYHDKEGKYVTSGFEYETIWGLGADCCVDNLDDIARADNLMDDIGIDSIETAVMFGVAMEAGILPFGDGKGIIRLLEEEIAKGTALGRILGGGAGSVGKAYGVTRVPVVKNQGIPAYDPRSVKGIGITYATSTMGADHTAGYTIATNILNVGGFVDPLKKDGQVELSRNLQIATAAVDSTGMCIFVAFPALDIPECLPALIDMINARFGISLTGDDVTNLGKYILKTERQFNIAAGFTSEHDRLPEFFKSEPVAPHNAVWDFSDAEIDEFWNF, encoded by the coding sequence ATGGATAAGATAATCCGCGTAAACATGGCCGACCTGAGCACCAGGATCGAGGCGGTCCCCGCTGAATGGGCGGGGCTTGGCGGCCGCGGCCTGACCTCGACCATCGTTGCCGCAGAGGTCCCCCCCACCTGTCACCCCCTGGGCCCCAGCAACAAACTTGTCTTCGCCCCGGGACTCCTGACCGGAACGCCGGCCGCCAACTCGGGCCGCCTCTCGGCCGGGGCCAAGAGCCCCCTGACCGGCACCATCAAGGAAAGCAACGCCGGAGGCACCGCGGCCCAGATGCTCGCCCGCCTCGGTATCAAGGCGCTGATCATCGAGGGAATCCCCAAGGCCGATACCTGGTACAGCCTCCACGTCTCCATGGACGGGGTGGCCGTTCAGGAAGAAACGGAACTGGTGGGGAAAGGGAATTTCGCCGTCATCGAGGCCCTTGAGGCCCGCCTCGGGAAGAAGACCGGCATCCTCACCATCGGTCCGGCCGGCGAGCTGAAGATGACCGCAGCCAACATCTCCGTCAAGGACCCGGACAGCAAGATCCGCAGCCACGGCCGCGGGGGGTTGGGGGCCGTCATGGGCTCCAAGAAGATCAAGTTCATCTCCATCAACGACGAGGGGGCCCCCAAGGTGCCGATCGCCGATCCGGAGAAATTCAGGACCGCCTCCCGGGCCTTTGCCAAGGCGCTCCTGGACCACCCGGTGAGCGGCGAAGGGCTCCCCACCTATGGCACCAACGTCCTGGTGAACATCCTCCACGAGGCAGGGGGACTGCCGACCCGTAACTTCACCGCGGGACAGTTCGACAGCCACGACAAGATCTCCGGCGAGACCTTGCACGAGACCATCGCTGCCCGCGGCGGAAAAACCAAGCACGGCTGCCACGCCGGTTGCATCATCCAGTGTTCCCAGGTCTACCACGACAAGGAGGGGAAATACGTCACCTCCGGCTTCGAGTACGAGACCATCTGGGGGCTCGGCGCAGACTGCTGCGTCGACAACCTGGACGACATCGCCAGGGCCGACAACCTCATGGACGACATCGGCATCGACTCCATCGAGACCGCCGTCATGTTCGGCGTTGCCATGGAGGCGGGCATCCTCCCCTTCGGCGACGGCAAGGGGATCATCCGGCTGCTCGAAGAAGAGATTGCCAAGGGGACCGCGTTGGGCCGCATCCTCGGCGGCGGCGCCGGCTCAGTGGGCAAGGCCTACGGCGTCACCCGGGTACCGGTGGTTAAGAACCAGGGCATCCCGGCCTACGACCCCCGGTCGGTGAAGGGGATCGGCATCACCTACGCCACCAGCACCATGGGGGCCGACCACACCGCCGGCTACACAATCGCCACCAACATCCTCAACGTGGGGGGGTTCGTGGACCCGCTGAAGAAGGACGGCCAGGTGGAGCTTTCCCGCAACCTCCAGATCGCCACGGCAGCGGTGGATTCCACGGGGATGTGCATCTTCGTCGCCTTTCCGGCCCTTGATATCCCCGAGTGCCTGCCGGCCTTGATCGACATGATCAACGCCCGTTTCGGCATCAGCCTCACCGGCGACGACGTGACCAACCTGGGGAAATATATCCTGAAGACCGAGCGGCAGTTCAACATCGCGGCCGGGTTCACCAGTGAGCACGACCGCCTGCCGGAGTTCTTCAAGAGCGAGCCGGTGGCGCCCCACAACGCCGTCTGGGATTTCAGCGACGCCGAGATCGACGAATTCTGGAACTTCTGA
- a CDS encoding GAF domain-containing sensor histidine kinase: MENREKLLEQLTGVDSSKLNYYIELKKRNQEILKQNSRLEILQQLTRDINIDMSMEDILERAFTKFPQTLPCDFLGLVRVRDGELRLMALMPRDFCRIDNFPAHSPTLNVISNRKAGIYNLTPEELSHVQINPHYPGPLRSLAIAPMFQRDEVIGALIVASIIDGAYNEADLSFVQHLADQLSISIQNARLYKQVSRAKKEWEETFLAVTDPIFLVDTDYNVLLHNNRLSPAMSGFWNQAVSNKCFARLHGRTHPCENCPIKEVQRTGKPVFQRWQTDAGLLLDISYYPVFNEEKQLSAVTIIIKDVTDKTKMEAQLVQTAKLAALGEMAAGVAHELNSPMTVIIGTAQLLLRELQQDAQYDRAEVLEDIVNSGLRCKRIIQNLLTFSRQNQPPVTDIDLNVEVERVLSMIQYQINRNQIKIVEQLAPFLPRLTANGSQIQQVLTNLLINARDALGEVDRKEKVITVATALLVRDRKKWAVLSVRDNGTGIAPENLSKIFTPFYTSKEATKGTGLGLSVSLGIAESHNGTIEVESRLGEGSTFSLLLPIEHQ; encoded by the coding sequence ATGGAAAACCGGGAAAAACTCCTTGAGCAGCTGACCGGGGTCGACTCCTCCAAGCTCAACTACTATATCGAGCTGAAAAAGCGCAACCAGGAGATCCTCAAGCAGAACAGCCGCCTGGAGATCCTCCAGCAGTTGACGCGCGACATCAATATCGACATGTCCATGGAGGATATCCTCGAACGGGCGTTCACCAAGTTTCCCCAGACCCTTCCCTGCGATTTTCTCGGTCTCGTGAGGGTCCGTGACGGCGAGTTGCGGCTCATGGCCCTGATGCCGCGGGATTTCTGCAGAATCGACAATTTCCCTGCCCACTCACCGACGCTCAACGTCATCAGTAACAGGAAGGCCGGGATTTACAACCTGACTCCGGAAGAACTCAGCCATGTCCAGATAAACCCCCATTACCCGGGGCCGCTCCGGTCCCTGGCGATTGCGCCGATGTTCCAGCGCGACGAGGTGATCGGCGCCCTCATTGTCGCCAGCATTATCGACGGCGCCTACAACGAGGCGGATCTCAGCTTTGTCCAGCATCTGGCCGACCAGCTCTCCATCAGCATCCAGAACGCCCGGCTCTACAAGCAGGTCTCGCGGGCCAAGAAGGAGTGGGAGGAGACCTTCCTGGCGGTTACCGACCCGATTTTCCTGGTTGACACCGACTACAACGTCCTGCTTCACAACAACCGGCTTTCTCCGGCAATGAGCGGGTTCTGGAACCAGGCGGTGAGCAACAAGTGCTTTGCCAGGCTCCACGGCCGCACCCATCCCTGCGAGAACTGCCCCATCAAGGAGGTCCAGCGGACCGGCAAGCCGGTTTTCCAGCGCTGGCAGACCGACGCGGGGCTGCTCCTCGATATTTCCTACTACCCGGTGTTCAACGAAGAGAAGCAGCTGTCGGCCGTGACGATCATCATCAAGGATGTCACCGACAAGACCAAGATGGAGGCGCAGCTGGTCCAGACGGCAAAGCTGGCGGCCCTCGGAGAGATGGCGGCCGGGGTGGCCCACGAGCTGAACAGCCCCATGACCGTCATCATCGGCACGGCGCAGCTGCTCCTCAGGGAGCTCCAGCAGGATGCCCAGTACGACCGGGCCGAGGTGCTGGAAGACATAGTCAATTCGGGCCTGCGCTGCAAGCGGATCATCCAGAACCTGCTGACCTTCTCCCGGCAGAATCAGCCGCCGGTAACGGACATCGACTTGAATGTCGAGGTGGAGCGGGTTCTGAGCATGATCCAGTACCAGATCAACCGGAACCAGATCAAAATTGTCGAGCAGCTTGCCCCTTTCCTGCCGCGGCTTACCGCCAACGGCTCCCAGATCCAGCAGGTGCTGACCAACCTGCTGATCAACGCCCGGGATGCACTCGGCGAGGTCGACCGCAAGGAGAAGGTCATTACGGTGGCGACGGCGCTGCTGGTGAGGGACCGGAAGAAGTGGGCCGTCCTCAGTGTGAGAGACAACGGCACCGGCATCGCCCCGGAGAACCTGTCGAAGATTTTTACCCCCTTTTACACGAGCAAGGAGGCGACCAAGGGGACCGGCCTCGGCCTCTCGGTCAGCCTGGGGATTGCCGAGTCCCATAATGGCACCATCGAGGTGGAGAGCCGCCTTGGGGAGGGGAGCACCTTTTCGCTGCTCCTCCCCATAGAGCATCAGTGA
- a CDS encoding toxin-antitoxin system TumE family protein — protein sequence MKARLIRHTKVTDELGNTLEMKLWQVAPASDKPHGFRYSLVYIVNGERAIGYDNGERQGDHRHYGDFQESYAFTSLQKLADDFLADIERFKEQTK from the coding sequence ATGAAGGCACGGCTCATTCGCCATACCAAAGTAACCGACGAGTTGGGAAATACCCTTGAAATGAAGCTATGGCAAGTTGCCCCTGCTTCCGACAAGCCACATGGTTTCAGGTACTCCCTCGTCTACATCGTCAACGGCGAACGAGCCATTGGATATGACAATGGAGAACGGCAAGGGGATCACCGGCATTATGGAGATTTTCAGGAGTCATATGCCTTTACCAGCCTCCAAAAACTGGCGGATGACTTTCTCGCGGATATTGAGCGGTTCAAGGAGCAAACAAAATGA
- a CDS encoding DUF2326 domain-containing protein → MKLIQLSANQKSFHSIPFNPDGLNLIVGDSSPDRQEGSSNGVGKTLALKLVHHCLGATLDHKLKASIPEWVFSLEFSIDGQDHLIERSADGKKLALDERKISHKKLLEWLNASGVFRLVPDLPGLTFRSLFTRFGRRHLKDCVDPIVTFKESDFDGLLRSLYLLGGDCHLVAAKKSHKNRIDELKKSLKTWDTDHVLRDMFRAGSQPKVRAEWLDKEILRIRADLAKFRVAEDYRAIEIETNSLTSDLREIEKQIAICGFQIDGINKALTNQPDISKDELIELYAGLQEVFRPEMLAHFEAVEAFHNSLSFNRKIRLEGDRARLAARVNDLESRRNAIGERRDQLLASLQGKRALDEYAALAQQLARYEGERERLGEFLDFANTLQKKVQNIKEDMVAEDRVAASYAESEPLMQADKNFSALAELLYPRTPAGIILEANTGDNQLRYNLTVEIDGDDSDGINAAKVVCFDWTILLNGANHNCGLLWHDNRLFAHMDPKPRAAWFTNAVATAAANGKQYVASINTENFEAMKEYLSDLEWEQLCQTIAVTLRGDKPENKLLGVQFGR, encoded by the coding sequence ATGAAACTTATCCAGCTTTCCGCCAATCAAAAATCTTTTCACTCGATTCCGTTCAATCCAGACGGCCTGAACCTTATTGTCGGGGACAGTTCGCCTGACCGCCAGGAAGGGAGCAGTAACGGCGTCGGGAAGACCCTCGCCCTGAAACTGGTACATCACTGCCTCGGCGCAACGCTCGACCACAAACTTAAAGCTAGCATCCCAGAATGGGTTTTCTCACTCGAATTCAGCATCGATGGACAGGATCACTTGATCGAACGGAGCGCGGACGGGAAGAAATTGGCACTTGATGAAAGGAAGATTTCCCATAAGAAACTTCTGGAATGGCTTAATGCATCAGGGGTCTTCCGCCTCGTTCCTGATCTACCTGGACTAACATTCCGTTCACTGTTTACTAGGTTCGGACGACGCCATCTCAAAGATTGTGTCGATCCTATCGTCACTTTCAAAGAATCTGATTTTGATGGTCTGTTACGCAGCCTCTACCTGCTCGGAGGAGACTGCCATCTTGTTGCCGCAAAAAAATCCCACAAGAACCGGATCGATGAACTGAAGAAGAGCCTGAAAACTTGGGACACAGACCATGTTCTACGGGACATGTTCAGAGCTGGAAGCCAGCCGAAGGTGCGGGCTGAATGGCTAGATAAAGAAATTCTCCGAATTAGGGCGGACCTTGCCAAATTCCGTGTGGCAGAGGATTACCGAGCCATTGAGATAGAGACAAACAGCCTCACCAGCGATCTAAGGGAAATCGAGAAGCAGATTGCCATCTGTGGGTTTCAAATCGACGGTATCAATAAGGCGCTGACCAATCAACCGGATATTAGTAAAGACGAGTTGATCGAACTTTATGCCGGACTGCAAGAGGTTTTCAGGCCGGAAATGTTGGCCCATTTTGAAGCCGTGGAAGCCTTCCACAACTCACTCTCCTTTAATCGGAAAATCCGCCTTGAGGGTGATAGAGCCCGACTGGCTGCTCGGGTGAACGATCTCGAGTCCAGACGCAATGCCATAGGCGAAAGGCGGGATCAACTGCTTGCATCGCTGCAAGGGAAGAGGGCGCTGGATGAATACGCTGCCTTGGCCCAACAGCTTGCACGGTACGAGGGTGAGCGAGAGCGGCTCGGTGAATTTCTGGACTTTGCTAACACCCTTCAGAAGAAGGTGCAGAACATCAAGGAGGACATGGTAGCAGAGGATCGGGTCGCGGCGAGTTATGCCGAATCTGAGCCTTTGATGCAGGCTGATAAAAACTTCTCAGCGCTGGCAGAGCTACTTTATCCTCGGACACCGGCAGGTATCATTCTTGAGGCCAACACTGGCGACAATCAGCTTCGGTACAATTTGACAGTCGAAATCGATGGTGATGATTCTGACGGAATTAATGCGGCCAAGGTCGTATGTTTCGACTGGACTATCCTTCTAAACGGGGCAAATCACAATTGCGGCCTTCTCTGGCATGACAACCGGCTGTTCGCTCATATGGATCCTAAACCGCGTGCCGCCTGGTTTACCAACGCTGTGGCAACGGCGGCAGCAAATGGTAAACAGTACGTAGCATCCATTAACACTGAAAATTTTGAGGCGATGAAGGAATATCTGAGTGATCTAGAGTGGGAGCAGTTATGTCAAACCATTGCTGTAACTTTGCGGGGGGATAAGCCGGAAAATAAGTTGCTTGGGGTGCAGTTCGGAAGATAG